The following are encoded in a window of Halorubrum aethiopicum genomic DNA:
- a CDS encoding helicase-related protein, producing the protein MTNLRDREWQSIYESKPEQGRAHLVKDFYEPALERSQQYDRIAGYFSSTALAAAANGIHALVENDGEMRLIVGTELYESDRPVLETLTDRLEENLEDLDDERLDANLRILARLLREGRIHIKVAYPRSPSHDWEIFHPKVGLFHDSDGNTISFEGSVNETVGGWARNYERFKVHRSWVPEQADYVAGDEETFERLWSNEHPFVEVYDLPEAIEEDIIDWKAPDTESDLQEAIQIANGTAPPTERDKANIIHDGPLSPGGLALAEEASTITPWPHQRVVSDTLVNTYPQSFLLCDEVGLGKTIEAGLTLSRLGLTGELETGLLLVPASLKRQWQEELWEKFNINAVRFDRDTAGDHVFRDVRGRDHYPPSATDLDLTGEREWADSPIWRFLYEQQSTDTDASSPLDGPTVVIMSWHTARLDDRWNQVAPLDRVSDRSRDVIPASCRGRDHDTEDRMGVWDAVIVDEAHNARRGSNFYALLEQLRDYTHAYYLLTATPMQLHSGELYDLMQLLDLPGGWDNRDTFMEFFETRDGLSQALNEVLDPSSESDEAEASWDTQATLDGLEHQDRLPMDRPFSSKVFQQLADELEINEDRQDRAIAKERVLTACRLARAYGDAYDGYLDHVDDAMADYDIDRFEASEDTKLKRLLYPEDADEWLMASRSDRQDALDELSPGGWRVIRDVLAESTPVDALIHRNTRDTLRKYEAVGLLDTTVPNRNPEQRKIELTEETRAVYDQIDEYTREFYKRAQQTDEAQTRAIGFVMTTYRQRLTSSVYAISQSLKHRLETLRAQRTVLAGRERARDRDYGDAEQVVLETLQNADLDDGDVLDELDASSDDLDLSELIPSVTEEGKQLIEEEIEALEAFVNDLDLVDTDPKIQQLYDDLDELDRAGHNRVIVFTQYADTMDFIRDSLADLLGATIATYSGRGGELYDPDSETWEHVGKERVKREFSRDDGQVDILVCTDSASEGLNLQECGALINYDLPWNPMRVEQRIGRIDRIGQRFDEIRILNYSYEDTVETDIYDRLDDRIGLFENVVGEMQPILSGVSQQIRDATLNADSADDQSAVESADREFSEELEERDQGDRVDVGESLEDVDDLVAQDVVDEAKLDAWQSYSHPDLVDVGEEEYEYQPPFETPSLQSVLVDNDALAEAGIEFTPVHEIDFEYDDGDFDFADSTYRLSVGDAPIEVPAGNGEQTIAQAIATGADEVAVTFSAVCADEFPSVQHLAPGHPLLVQLLTVLQDVSEDPSRLQQRIVTRPDQDQEPVVCAWGRDGVFTRIVGDGTVAENGPMDSLPTWCDQFLNNREKSTKQPQ; encoded by the coding sequence ATGACTAATCTACGTGACCGCGAGTGGCAGTCGATCTACGAGAGCAAGCCCGAGCAGGGGCGAGCCCACTTAGTCAAGGACTTCTACGAGCCCGCACTGGAACGCAGCCAGCAATACGACCGGATTGCGGGCTACTTCTCCAGTACGGCACTCGCGGCTGCTGCCAACGGCATTCACGCCCTCGTCGAGAACGATGGTGAAATGCGTCTCATCGTTGGCACCGAACTCTACGAGTCAGATCGTCCGGTTCTAGAGACGCTCACCGACCGCCTCGAGGAAAACCTCGAGGACCTCGATGACGAACGCCTGGATGCAAATCTCCGTATTCTCGCGCGTCTCCTCCGCGAGGGCCGGATCCACATCAAGGTCGCCTATCCACGCTCTCCCTCTCACGACTGGGAGATCTTCCATCCGAAAGTTGGACTCTTCCACGATAGCGACGGAAACACGATTTCGTTCGAGGGCAGTGTCAACGAGACGGTCGGCGGCTGGGCTCGCAACTACGAGCGGTTCAAAGTCCACCGTTCGTGGGTTCCTGAACAGGCGGACTACGTCGCCGGCGACGAGGAGACCTTCGAGCGACTGTGGAGTAATGAACACCCCTTTGTCGAAGTGTATGACCTCCCCGAGGCGATCGAAGAGGACATCATCGACTGGAAAGCCCCAGACACCGAGAGCGATCTCCAGGAAGCGATTCAGATCGCGAACGGTACAGCTCCCCCAACGGAGCGCGACAAAGCGAACATCATTCACGATGGCCCGCTATCGCCCGGTGGGCTCGCACTGGCCGAGGAAGCGAGCACGATTACGCCGTGGCCTCATCAACGAGTCGTCTCGGACACACTCGTCAATACGTATCCACAGAGCTTCTTGCTGTGTGACGAGGTGGGGCTCGGGAAGACGATCGAGGCCGGTCTTACACTCTCCCGGCTTGGACTCACCGGCGAGCTTGAAACCGGACTGTTGCTGGTTCCGGCGAGTCTGAAGCGGCAGTGGCAGGAAGAGCTCTGGGAGAAGTTCAACATCAACGCCGTCCGATTCGACCGGGACACAGCGGGCGATCACGTATTCCGGGACGTCCGCGGTCGCGACCACTATCCCCCATCGGCAACGGACCTTGACCTCACTGGAGAGCGCGAATGGGCGGACAGCCCCATCTGGCGGTTCCTCTACGAACAGCAGTCGACTGATACCGACGCATCGTCGCCGCTGGATGGACCGACGGTCGTCATTATGTCCTGGCACACGGCTCGTCTCGACGACCGGTGGAATCAGGTCGCTCCCTTAGACCGGGTTTCCGACCGGTCTCGGGACGTCATCCCGGCAAGCTGTCGCGGGCGCGACCACGATACGGAAGACCGGATGGGCGTGTGGGACGCCGTCATCGTCGACGAGGCGCACAACGCCCGACGTGGCAGTAATTTCTACGCTCTTCTCGAACAGCTTCGCGATTATACGCACGCCTACTACCTCTTGACGGCTACCCCGATGCAATTGCACTCTGGCGAACTCTACGACCTGATGCAGTTGCTGGATCTTCCGGGTGGTTGGGATAACCGGGATACCTTCATGGAGTTCTTCGAAACTCGAGACGGGCTGTCGCAGGCCCTCAACGAGGTTCTCGACCCAAGTTCAGAGTCCGACGAAGCGGAGGCTTCCTGGGACACGCAAGCCACACTCGATGGACTGGAACACCAAGATCGGCTCCCGATGGACCGACCATTCTCCTCAAAAGTCTTCCAGCAGCTTGCAGACGAACTCGAGATCAATGAGGACAGACAGGACCGTGCCATTGCCAAAGAGCGCGTGCTGACTGCGTGCCGGCTCGCACGAGCCTATGGAGACGCCTACGACGGCTATCTCGACCATGTCGACGACGCGATGGCAGATTATGACATCGACCGCTTCGAGGCGAGCGAGGATACGAAACTCAAACGGCTCCTCTATCCTGAAGACGCCGACGAGTGGTTGATGGCGTCCCGTAGCGACCGACAGGACGCACTTGACGAACTTTCCCCGGGCGGTTGGCGAGTCATCCGCGATGTTCTCGCAGAGTCCACGCCCGTCGACGCGCTCATTCACCGGAATACACGGGATACACTCCGGAAGTACGAGGCGGTCGGTCTCCTCGATACGACCGTTCCGAACCGAAATCCCGAACAACGGAAAATTGAACTCACCGAGGAGACACGGGCGGTCTACGACCAGATCGACGAGTACACACGTGAGTTCTACAAGCGAGCCCAACAGACTGACGAAGCCCAAACACGCGCCATCGGGTTCGTGATGACCACGTACCGGCAGCGACTCACGTCGAGTGTCTATGCGATCAGTCAGAGTCTGAAACACCGGCTTGAGACACTCCGGGCGCAACGAACCGTGCTTGCCGGACGGGAGCGCGCCCGTGATCGGGACTATGGTGATGCGGAGCAGGTCGTCCTCGAAACGCTACAAAACGCTGATCTCGACGACGGAGACGTTCTGGATGAACTCGACGCTAGTAGCGACGACTTGGACCTCTCTGAACTCATCCCGAGCGTGACTGAAGAGGGGAAACAGCTTATCGAGGAAGAAATCGAGGCCCTGGAAGCGTTTGTCAACGACTTAGACTTGGTTGATACTGACCCGAAGATTCAGCAGCTGTACGACGACCTCGACGAGCTGGACCGTGCTGGCCACAACCGGGTGATTGTCTTCACGCAGTACGCGGACACAATGGACTTCATTCGGGACAGTCTGGCGGACCTTCTTGGAGCGACAATCGCGACGTACTCCGGTCGTGGCGGCGAGCTGTACGACCCCGATTCTGAAACGTGGGAGCACGTCGGGAAAGAGCGCGTGAAGCGTGAATTCTCACGTGATGATGGGCAAGTTGATATCCTCGTCTGTACCGACTCCGCGAGTGAGGGGCTAAACCTCCAGGAGTGTGGGGCACTCATCAACTACGACCTACCGTGGAATCCGATGAGGGTTGAACAGCGTATCGGTCGGATTGACCGCATCGGCCAACGATTCGACGAGATTCGCATTCTCAATTACAGCTACGAGGATACGGTTGAGACGGACATCTATGATCGCCTTGACGACCGGATTGGCCTCTTCGAAAACGTCGTCGGTGAGATGCAACCCATACTCTCCGGCGTCAGCCAACAGATTCGGGATGCGACCTTGAACGCGGACAGCGCTGACGACCAGTCTGCGGTCGAATCAGCTGACCGTGAGTTCTCTGAAGAACTCGAAGAACGCGACCAGGGCGACCGCGTCGATGTCGGAGAGTCACTCGAGGACGTCGACGACCTCGTCGCTCAGGACGTCGTCGACGAAGCAAAACTTGATGCGTGGCAGTCCTACAGTCACCCGGATCTCGTCGACGTCGGCGAGGAGGAGTACGAGTATCAACCCCCGTTCGAGACACCGAGTCTTCAGTCAGTGTTGGTCGATAACGATGCGCTTGCCGAGGCCGGTATTGAATTCACCCCGGTTCACGAGATTGACTTCGAGTACGATGACGGGGACTTCGACTTTGCGGACAGTACATATCGCCTCTCAGTAGGTGACGCACCGATCGAGGTCCCAGCCGGGAATGGGGAACAGACGATTGCACAGGCTATTGCGACTGGTGCTGATGAAGTGGCGGTGACATTCTCGGCTGTGTGTGCTGACGAGTTCCCATCCGTTCAGCATCTTGCGCCAGGTCATCCACTTCTGGTGCAGCTCCTCACAGTACTGCAGGATGTGAGTGAGGATCCGTCGCGACTCCAACAGCGAATCGTAACTCGACCCGATCAAGACCAAGAGCCAGTCGTGTGTGCGTGGGGGCGGGACGGCGTGTTTACCCGGATTGTAGGCGATGGGACAGTGGCTGAAAATGGACCGATGGATTCCCTTCCGACGTGGTGTGATCAATTCCTCAATAACCGAGAGAAGTCAACAAAGCAGCCACAGTAG
- a CDS encoding DUF7509 family protein — MRQRIIDNLPRAAGNSDALAPVRREQFLVYLMGPYRTFDVDALLPAGADVETDAPSFATWDETSGEYAEDEVLRLLQETRDCLRDRGFNAFLAIDVGIPLDEMDAATQSIAFAKASNATVFIAPQVGDNLGVGIEIGSVLEDMLSTAGMQGPAADATPPTRARRVMVATEPAVRSAMLGAVHARWDASVRTFTDAADCCRLCAQFCTHIQNEELYGSLDRLD; from the coding sequence ATGCGGCAACGGATTATCGACAATCTCCCTCGTGCCGCCGGTAATTCAGATGCGCTCGCTCCAGTCCGGCGGGAACAGTTTCTCGTCTATCTGATGGGCCCATATCGGACATTCGACGTCGACGCGCTGCTGCCGGCGGGCGCCGATGTCGAAACCGATGCTCCGTCATTTGCGACGTGGGACGAGACCAGCGGCGAGTACGCCGAAGACGAGGTCTTGCGGCTCCTGCAGGAGACGCGGGACTGCCTCCGCGACCGCGGCTTCAATGCTTTTCTCGCAATCGACGTCGGGATTCCGCTCGACGAGATGGATGCCGCCACACAGAGTATCGCCTTTGCGAAGGCGAGTAATGCAACGGTCTTCATCGCTCCACAGGTCGGCGATAATCTCGGTGTCGGGATCGAGATCGGGAGCGTCCTCGAGGATATGCTGTCAACAGCTGGAATGCAGGGGCCGGCAGCCGATGCAACGCCACCAACACGTGCGCGACGGGTCATGGTCGCGACCGAACCAGCAGTTCGGAGTGCGATGCTTGGCGCCGTCCACGCGCGCTGGGACGCCAGTGTCCGGACGTTCACCGATGCCGCGGACTGCTGTCGGCTCTGCGCACAGTTCTGTACCCACATTCAGAACGAGGAGCTCTATGGATCGCTCGACCGTCTGGACTGA
- a CDS encoding winged helix-turn-helix domain-containing protein — translation MSETDRQPTEEVRQPEPPLPEDSGLTLEEYLAMQQAIGHPTRFRILRTLVANDELSAADLKTAVDVESHNFHYHLDELVDVGLVDKRQRRTADSQGFYTYYRPTAMGRGILDHGVEELMRREREFNDAYS, via the coding sequence ATGTCCGAAACCGATCGCCAGCCAACAGAGGAGGTTCGCCAGCCGGAGCCACCCCTTCCCGAGGATAGCGGGCTGACACTCGAGGAGTACCTCGCCATGCAACAGGCGATCGGCCACCCGACGCGGTTCCGGATCCTCCGCACGCTCGTCGCCAACGACGAACTGAGTGCTGCCGATCTCAAGACCGCGGTCGATGTCGAATCTCACAATTTCCACTACCATCTCGACGAACTGGTCGACGTCGGGCTTGTCGACAAGCGCCAGCGACGGACCGCTGACAGCCAGGGCTTTTACACGTACTATCGGCCGACGGCAATGGGGCGGGGTATTCTCGATCACGGTGTCGAGGAGCTGATGCGCCGTGAACGGGAGTTCAACGACGCCTATTCGTAA
- a CDS encoding ParA family protein — MSADEFEGLPGAAVSLLKGGVGKSTIALNIADRLADRGHETVLLDLDKDGHMTTQLGYDDAYDRDANLGDALIDGEDPEDLLIETDFGVHLLPSSNELENVETRLKDERFADVKLRRNVVDPLIQNGYDYVIIDAAGGRGKLSDNALIAVQRVIIPLIPRAGSINGLNKMIERQISPIRENIGLDILAVTPNMIRETMGQHNEHRTLVENLNREFGSFVPEYARVDPEIFDALNDSGRTIDSIPKPGIRERTAISRAFKQGMPVSEFDEDCDQIPNFDHLADLVEEHSHA; from the coding sequence ATGAGTGCTGACGAGTTTGAAGGACTCCCCGGAGCAGCTGTCTCGTTGCTCAAGGGGGGCGTAGGAAAATCCACGATCGCGCTCAACATCGCTGATCGACTCGCTGATCGCGGCCATGAGACGGTACTACTGGATCTGGATAAGGACGGGCACATGACGACCCAGCTTGGGTACGACGATGCGTACGACCGCGATGCGAACCTCGGTGACGCCCTTATCGATGGTGAAGACCCCGAAGACCTGCTTATCGAGACGGACTTCGGCGTTCACCTCCTCCCGTCAAGCAACGAACTCGAGAACGTCGAGACGAGGCTGAAGGACGAGCGGTTCGCAGACGTCAAACTTCGGCGAAACGTTGTCGATCCACTCATTCAAAACGGATACGACTACGTGATAATTGATGCCGCCGGCGGCCGTGGGAAACTTTCCGATAACGCCCTCATCGCTGTCCAGCGCGTCATTATCCCGCTAATTCCGCGTGCTGGCTCGATCAACGGCCTCAATAAGATGATTGAACGCCAGATCTCTCCAATCCGGGAGAATATCGGGTTAGACATCCTCGCAGTCACTCCGAATATGATCCGCGAAACGATGGGGCAACACAACGAGCATCGGACTCTCGTCGAAAATCTCAACCGAGAGTTCGGTTCGTTCGTCCCTGAGTACGCTCGTGTGGATCCGGAGATCTTCGATGCTCTCAACGATTCGGGACGCACCATCGATAGTATCCCGAAGCCAGGGATTCGTGAACGGACTGCGATTTCCCGCGCCTTCAAGCAAGGAATGCCCGTCTCGGAATTCGACGAGGATTGCGACCAGATCCCGAATTTCGACCACTTAGCGGACCTCGTGGAGGAACACAGCCATGCCTAA
- a CDS encoding phage integrase SAM-like domain-containing protein — protein sequence MPDRALSTPLEDSFERYLQDKGKGRGGDGGNYRRNAARELARFAEWAAGDRGADDWTGIVPDGVDRESTFDDLDERVFREYARHLGGDRGLKQNTVQTYYRYISAWCGWCVNEGYLEAHYAQRASAMAPLPEDDGRKPGDQQAWTSEQRHALTRHVDEKARDAVEAYTTLPEDTGPLDKQRARYAALKAARNRALVFVLAYTGVRVGELLRDPNDPRRRGVRWEDFSLDDGSMDVYRKKQQWDAASLPDPVISPLRSYRQLVDPPTDRWPVFPTFDQRTLAELVREELAERGEHPEVIDERREAHARDLLLALDENIRPPSITTDGARSILQRLSEAAEIDIDHPKHDYLAPHGGRRGMGEVLVRAFGYTVAARYLDNSEEMVRERYSHIEAGELGDVATEALEEIDSVPQ from the coding sequence ATGCCTGATCGAGCACTTTCGACGCCGCTCGAAGATAGCTTCGAGCGTTACCTCCAGGACAAGGGGAAAGGCCGCGGTGGGGACGGTGGGAACTATCGACGTAACGCTGCACGCGAGCTCGCGCGGTTCGCCGAGTGGGCCGCCGGCGACCGCGGCGCCGACGACTGGACCGGGATCGTCCCCGACGGCGTCGACCGGGAATCGACCTTCGACGATCTCGACGAACGCGTGTTCCGGGAGTACGCCCGGCATCTCGGTGGGGATCGGGGACTCAAGCAGAACACAGTACAAACCTATTACCGCTATATCTCTGCGTGGTGTGGCTGGTGCGTCAACGAGGGGTATCTTGAGGCCCACTACGCGCAGCGGGCGAGTGCGATGGCGCCGCTGCCGGAAGACGACGGCCGCAAGCCCGGTGACCAGCAGGCTTGGACGTCCGAACAGCGCCACGCCCTCACCCGCCACGTCGACGAAAAGGCTCGCGACGCCGTCGAGGCGTACACGACACTCCCGGAGGATACTGGCCCCCTCGACAAGCAGCGAGCGCGCTACGCGGCGCTGAAGGCGGCTCGTAACCGAGCTCTGGTGTTCGTCCTCGCGTACACAGGTGTCCGGGTCGGGGAACTCCTACGGGACCCGAATGACCCACGCCGGCGCGGCGTTCGCTGGGAGGACTTTTCCCTCGACGACGGGAGTATGGACGTCTACCGGAAGAAACAGCAGTGGGACGCCGCGAGTCTTCCCGATCCGGTGATTTCTCCGTTGCGGAGCTACCGTCAGCTGGTGGACCCGCCGACGGACCGCTGGCCGGTGTTTCCGACGTTCGACCAACGGACGCTCGCAGAGCTCGTCCGGGAAGAGCTAGCCGAACGAGGGGAACACCCAGAAGTAATCGACGAGCGACGTGAGGCACACGCCCGGGACCTCTTGCTGGCGCTCGATGAGAATATTCGGCCGCCGTCGATCACGACGGACGGCGCACGGTCGATTCTCCAACGACTCTCGGAGGCCGCGGAGATCGACATCGACCATCCGAAACACGATTATCTTGCTCCGCACGGTGGCCGTCGTGGCATGGGCGAGGTTCTGGTCCGGGCATTCGGATATACTGTGGCGGCCCGATATCTCGATAATTCTGAGGAGATGGTTCGTGAGCGGTACTCGCATATCGAGGCTGGTGAGTTAGGTGATGTCGCTACTGAGGCCCTCGAGGAGATCGATAGTGTACCGCAATAA